A genomic region of Oryza glaberrima chromosome 1, OglaRS2, whole genome shotgun sequence contains the following coding sequences:
- the LOC127754505 gene encoding uncharacterized protein LOC127754505 isoform X1, with translation MVPMAKALAVVSAFCLLVAPAAAARSLVDVIGGAFGGRKDYYTPGPTGQHHSSSPSHSHKAPPCAPTPPQGGGGGYNPPSPSIGTSPTTPGGGGGYTPTPSDTPPSPSSDTSPSTPGGGCSSSPTPCDAPPSPSSDTSPTTPGGGGGYSPTPSDTPPSPSSDTSPTTPGGGGGYTPTPSDAPPSPSSDTSPTTPGGGGGYTPTPSDAPPSPSSDTSPTTPGGGGGYTPTPSDTPPSPSSGSSPTTPGGGGGYTPTPSDTPPSPSSGSSPTTPGGCSTPTPCGTPPAPSSGTSPTTPGGSYYPPTPSIGDVPPSPSSDTSPTTPGGGSPSTPCDTPPSPSSGTSPTTPGGGYYPPTPSVGDVPPSPASGTSPSTPGSGGYSPSTPCSAPPSPSSGTSPTTPGGGYSPSTPCNAPPSPSSDTSPTTPGGGNYPPAPTIGNVPPSPSSGTSPSTPGGGCSSSPTPCDAPPSPSSDTSPTTPGGGYYPPTPSIGTSPSTPGTGGGYYPPSPSTGGYTPTPDVPISTPSSPYSPLVPTPPSSTTPTPFDPNTAPFPCSYWLSHPGVIWGLFGFWCPMARLFGPTAAAPFGHDLTVPEALANTRADGVGELYREGTASLLNSMVNSRFPFTTQQVKDAFSAALSSGGDHAAAAQAQLFKKANEGHVMR, from the exons ATGGTGCCGATGGCTAAGGCTCTCGCGGTCGTGTCCGCTTTCTGCCTTCTtgtggcgccggccgccgcggcgcgtaGCCTCGTCGACGTCATCGGCGGGGCGTTCGGTGGCCGGAAGGACTACTACACGCCCGGTCCTACTGGCCAGCACCACTCTTCTAGTCCCAGTC ATTCGCACAAGGCTCCGCCctgcgcgccgacgccgccacagggaggtggtggaggctACAACCCACCCTCGCCGTCCATTGGAACCTCTCCGACAACGccgggaggaggtggaggctacacgccgacgccgagcgaCACGCCACCCTCTCCGTCCAGTGACACCTCGCCGAGCACTCCGGGTGGCGGCTGCTCGTCCTCACCCACGCCGTGCGACGCGCCACCTTCACCGTCCAGTGACACGTCCCCGACAACGccgggaggaggtggaggctacTCGCCGACACCGAGTGACACTCCGCCCTCGCCGTCCAGTGACACCTCTCCGACAACGccgggtggaggtggaggctacacgccgacgccgagcgacgcgccgccctcgccttctAGTGACACCTCTCCGACAACGccaggtggaggtggaggctacacgccgacgccgagcgacgcgccgccttcgccgtccAGTGACACCTCTCCGACAACGccgggtggaggtggaggctacacgccgacgccgagcgacacgccgccctcgccgtccaGTGGCAGCTCCCCAACAACGccgggtggaggtggaggctaCACGCCGACACCGAGCGacacgccgccctcgccgtccaGTGGCAGCTCTCCCACTACACCGGGTGGATGCTCCACTCCCACGCCGTGCGGcacgccgcccgcgccgtcgaGTGGCACCTCTCCGACCACACCGGGTGGAAGCTACTACCCGCCCACGCCGTCCATTGGCGACGTGCCACCCTCGCCGTCCAGCGACACCTCTCCGACCACACCGGGCGGAGGCTCCCCGTCCACGCCATGCGacacgccgccctcgccgtccaGTGGCACGTCCCCGACCACGCCAGGTGGAGGCTACTACCCGCCCACGCCATCCGTCGGCGACGTGCCTCCCTCGCCGGCCAGTGGCACCTCCCCATCCACGCCAGGTAGTGGAGGCTACTCTCCGTCCACGCCATGcagtgcgccgccgtcgccttcaaGTGGCACCTCCCCAACCACGCCGGGTGGAGGCTATTCTCCTTCCACGCCGTGCAAtgcgccgccctccccttcaAGTGACACCTCCCCGACGACACCTGGTGGCGGCAACTACCCGCCCGCGCCCACCATTGGCAACGTCCCGCCATCGCCATCCAGCGGCACCTCCCCGAGCACACCGGGTGGTGGCTGCTCATCCTCACCCACGCCATGcgacgcgccgccctcgccatccAGTGACACTTCCCCGACAACACCGGGTGGAGGGTACTACCCGCCCACGCCGTCCATCGGCACCTCGCCATCCACACCGGGCACCGGCGGAGGCTACTaccctccctccccttccaccGGCGGCTACACGCCGACTCCGGACGTTCCGATCAGCACCCCGTCGAGCCCCTACTCCCCGCTGGTgcccacgccgccgtcgagcaccaCCCCGACGCCCTTCGACCCCAACACGGCACCCTTCCCGTGCTC ATACTGGCTGTCGCACCCGGGCGTGATATGGGGCCTGTTCGGGTTCTGGTGCCCGATGGCGCGGCTGTTCGGGccgaccgccgcggcgccgttcGGACACGACCTGACCGTGCCGGAGGCGCTGGCGAACACGCGCGCCGACGGCGTGGGCGAGCTCTACCGCGAGGGCACGGCGTCGCTTCTCAACTCCATGGTGAACAGCAGGTTCCCCTTCACCACGCAGCAGGTGAAGGACGCGTTCAGCGCCGCGCTCAGCTCAGGAGGcgaccacgccgccgcggctcaGGCGCAGCTCTTCAAGAAGGCCAACGAAGGCCACGTCATGCGTTAG
- the LOC127754505 gene encoding leucine-rich repeat extensin-like protein 5 isoform X3: MVPMAKALAVVSAFCLLVAPAAAARSLVDVIGGAFGGRKDYYTPGPTGQHHSSSPSHSHKAPPCAPTPPQGGGGGYNPPSPSIGTSPTTPGGGGGYTPTPSDAPPSPSSDTSPTTPGGGGGYTPTPSDTPPSPSSGSSPTTPGGGGGYTPTPSDTPPSPSSGSSPTTPGGCSTPTPCGTPPAPSSGTSPTTPGGSYYPPTPSIGDVPPSPSSDTSPTTPGGGSPSTPCDTPPSPSSGTSPTTPGGGYYPPTPSVGDVPPSPASGTSPSTPGSGGYSPSTPCSAPPSPSSGTSPTTPGGGYSPSTPCNAPPSPSSDTSPTTPGGGNYPPAPTIGNVPPSPSSGTSPSTPGGGCSSSPTPCDAPPSPSSDTSPTTPGGGYYPPTPSIGTSPSTPGTGGGYYPPSPSTGGYTPTPDVPISTPSSPYSPLVPTPPSSTTPTPFDPNTAPFPCSYWLSHPGVIWGLFGFWCPMARLFGPTAAAPFGHDLTVPEALANTRADGVGELYREGTASLLNSMVNSRFPFTTQQVKDAFSAALSSGGDHAAAAQAQLFKKANEGHVMR, translated from the exons ATGGTGCCGATGGCTAAGGCTCTCGCGGTCGTGTCCGCTTTCTGCCTTCTtgtggcgccggccgccgcggcgcgtaGCCTCGTCGACGTCATCGGCGGGGCGTTCGGTGGCCGGAAGGACTACTACACGCCCGGTCCTACTGGCCAGCACCACTCTTCTAGTCCCAGTC ATTCGCACAAGGCTCCGCCctgcgcgccgacgccgccacagggaggtggtggaggctACAACCCACCCTCGCCGTCCATTGGAACCTCTCCGACAACGccgggaggag gtggaggctacacgccgacgccgagcgacgcgccgccttcgccgtccAGTGACACCTCTCCGACAACGccgggtggaggtggaggctacacgccgacgccgagcgacacgccgccctcgccgtccaGTGGCAGCTCCCCAACAACGccgggtggaggtggaggctaCACGCCGACACCGAGCGacacgccgccctcgccgtccaGTGGCAGCTCTCCCACTACACCGGGTGGATGCTCCACTCCCACGCCGTGCGGcacgccgcccgcgccgtcgaGTGGCACCTCTCCGACCACACCGGGTGGAAGCTACTACCCGCCCACGCCGTCCATTGGCGACGTGCCACCCTCGCCGTCCAGCGACACCTCTCCGACCACACCGGGCGGAGGCTCCCCGTCCACGCCATGCGacacgccgccctcgccgtccaGTGGCACGTCCCCGACCACGCCAGGTGGAGGCTACTACCCGCCCACGCCATCCGTCGGCGACGTGCCTCCCTCGCCGGCCAGTGGCACCTCCCCATCCACGCCAGGTAGTGGAGGCTACTCTCCGTCCACGCCATGcagtgcgccgccgtcgccttcaaGTGGCACCTCCCCAACCACGCCGGGTGGAGGCTATTCTCCTTCCACGCCGTGCAAtgcgccgccctccccttcaAGTGACACCTCCCCGACGACACCTGGTGGCGGCAACTACCCGCCCGCGCCCACCATTGGCAACGTCCCGCCATCGCCATCCAGCGGCACCTCCCCGAGCACACCGGGTGGTGGCTGCTCATCCTCACCCACGCCATGcgacgcgccgccctcgccatccAGTGACACTTCCCCGACAACACCGGGTGGAGGGTACTACCCGCCCACGCCGTCCATCGGCACCTCGCCATCCACACCGGGCACCGGCGGAGGCTACTaccctccctccccttccaccGGCGGCTACACGCCGACTCCGGACGTTCCGATCAGCACCCCGTCGAGCCCCTACTCCCCGCTGGTgcccacgccgccgtcgagcaccaCCCCGACGCCCTTCGACCCCAACACGGCACCCTTCCCGTGCTC ATACTGGCTGTCGCACCCGGGCGTGATATGGGGCCTGTTCGGGTTCTGGTGCCCGATGGCGCGGCTGTTCGGGccgaccgccgcggcgccgttcGGACACGACCTGACCGTGCCGGAGGCGCTGGCGAACACGCGCGCCGACGGCGTGGGCGAGCTCTACCGCGAGGGCACGGCGTCGCTTCTCAACTCCATGGTGAACAGCAGGTTCCCCTTCACCACGCAGCAGGTGAAGGACGCGTTCAGCGCCGCGCTCAGCTCAGGAGGcgaccacgccgccgcggctcaGGCGCAGCTCTTCAAGAAGGCCAACGAAGGCCACGTCATGCGTTAG
- the LOC127754505 gene encoding leucine-rich repeat extensin-like protein 5 isoform X2 has product MVPMAKALAVVSAFCLLVAPAAAARSLVDVIGGAFGGRKDYYTPGPTGQHHSSSPSHSHKAPPCAPTPPQGGGGGYNPPSPSIGTSPTTPGGGGGYTPTPSDTPPSPSSDTSPSTPGGGCSSSPTPCDAPPSPSSDTSPTTPGGGGGYTPTPSDAPPSPSSDTSPTTPGGGGGYTPTPSDTPPSPSSGSSPTTPGGGGGYTPTPSDTPPSPSSGSSPTTPGGCSTPTPCGTPPAPSSGTSPTTPGGSYYPPTPSIGDVPPSPSSDTSPTTPGGGSPSTPCDTPPSPSSGTSPTTPGGGYYPPTPSVGDVPPSPASGTSPSTPGSGGYSPSTPCSAPPSPSSGTSPTTPGGGYSPSTPCNAPPSPSSDTSPTTPGGGNYPPAPTIGNVPPSPSSGTSPSTPGGGCSSSPTPCDAPPSPSSDTSPTTPGGGYYPPTPSIGTSPSTPGTGGGYYPPSPSTGGYTPTPDVPISTPSSPYSPLVPTPPSSTTPTPFDPNTAPFPCSYWLSHPGVIWGLFGFWCPMARLFGPTAAAPFGHDLTVPEALANTRADGVGELYREGTASLLNSMVNSRFPFTTQQVKDAFSAALSSGGDHAAAAQAQLFKKANEGHVMR; this is encoded by the exons ATGGTGCCGATGGCTAAGGCTCTCGCGGTCGTGTCCGCTTTCTGCCTTCTtgtggcgccggccgccgcggcgcgtaGCCTCGTCGACGTCATCGGCGGGGCGTTCGGTGGCCGGAAGGACTACTACACGCCCGGTCCTACTGGCCAGCACCACTCTTCTAGTCCCAGTC ATTCGCACAAGGCTCCGCCctgcgcgccgacgccgccacagggaggtggtggaggctACAACCCACCCTCGCCGTCCATTGGAACCTCTCCGACAACGccgggaggaggtggaggctacacgccgacgccgagcgaCACGCCACCCTCTCCGTCCAGTGACACCTCGCCGAGCACTCCGGGTGGCGGCTGCTCGTCCTCACCCACGCCGTGCGACGCGCCACCTTCACCGTCCAGTGACACGTCCCCGACAACGccgggaggag gtggaggctacacgccgacgccgagcgacgcgccgccttcgccgtccAGTGACACCTCTCCGACAACGccgggtggaggtggaggctacacgccgacgccgagcgacacgccgccctcgccgtccaGTGGCAGCTCCCCAACAACGccgggtggaggtggaggctaCACGCCGACACCGAGCGacacgccgccctcgccgtccaGTGGCAGCTCTCCCACTACACCGGGTGGATGCTCCACTCCCACGCCGTGCGGcacgccgcccgcgccgtcgaGTGGCACCTCTCCGACCACACCGGGTGGAAGCTACTACCCGCCCACGCCGTCCATTGGCGACGTGCCACCCTCGCCGTCCAGCGACACCTCTCCGACCACACCGGGCGGAGGCTCCCCGTCCACGCCATGCGacacgccgccctcgccgtccaGTGGCACGTCCCCGACCACGCCAGGTGGAGGCTACTACCCGCCCACGCCATCCGTCGGCGACGTGCCTCCCTCGCCGGCCAGTGGCACCTCCCCATCCACGCCAGGTAGTGGAGGCTACTCTCCGTCCACGCCATGcagtgcgccgccgtcgccttcaaGTGGCACCTCCCCAACCACGCCGGGTGGAGGCTATTCTCCTTCCACGCCGTGCAAtgcgccgccctccccttcaAGTGACACCTCCCCGACGACACCTGGTGGCGGCAACTACCCGCCCGCGCCCACCATTGGCAACGTCCCGCCATCGCCATCCAGCGGCACCTCCCCGAGCACACCGGGTGGTGGCTGCTCATCCTCACCCACGCCATGcgacgcgccgccctcgccatccAGTGACACTTCCCCGACAACACCGGGTGGAGGGTACTACCCGCCCACGCCGTCCATCGGCACCTCGCCATCCACACCGGGCACCGGCGGAGGCTACTaccctccctccccttccaccGGCGGCTACACGCCGACTCCGGACGTTCCGATCAGCACCCCGTCGAGCCCCTACTCCCCGCTGGTgcccacgccgccgtcgagcaccaCCCCGACGCCCTTCGACCCCAACACGGCACCCTTCCCGTGCTC ATACTGGCTGTCGCACCCGGGCGTGATATGGGGCCTGTTCGGGTTCTGGTGCCCGATGGCGCGGCTGTTCGGGccgaccgccgcggcgccgttcGGACACGACCTGACCGTGCCGGAGGCGCTGGCGAACACGCGCGCCGACGGCGTGGGCGAGCTCTACCGCGAGGGCACGGCGTCGCTTCTCAACTCCATGGTGAACAGCAGGTTCCCCTTCACCACGCAGCAGGTGAAGGACGCGTTCAGCGCCGCGCTCAGCTCAGGAGGcgaccacgccgccgcggctcaGGCGCAGCTCTTCAAGAAGGCCAACGAAGGCCACGTCATGCGTTAG
- the LOC127763192 gene encoding probable galacturonosyltransferase 15 — protein MKVYITSAAPLAGEATKAMASPPSPPPHQHQQAATRRGCRSAVVTGLLAGVLLFRAALLTIEAGASLCPSTTGCLDWRAGLGDWLYGGSGDAMEEFMKEWRRGRREASLLDPVVVEAAPDSLDGLMAEMDTMLASYDRLDMEAVVLKIMAMLLKMDRKVKSSRIRALFNRHLASLGIPKSMHCLTLRLAEEFSVNSAARSPVPLPEHAPRLADASYLHVAIVTDNVLAAAVAVASAVRSSAEPARLVFHVVTDKKSYVPMHSWFALHPVSPAVVEVKGLHQFDWRDGGAIASVMRTIEEVQRSSMEYHQCDASVVREYRRLEASKPSTFSLLNYLKIHLPEFFPELGRVILLDDDVVVRKDLTGLWEQHLGENIIGAVGGHNPGEDGVVCIEKTLGDHLNFTDPEVSNVLESARCAWSWGVNVVNLDAWRRTNVTDTYQLWLEKNRESGFRLWKMGSLPPALIAFDGRVQAVEPRWHLRGLGWHTPDGEQLQRSAVLHFSGPRKPWLEVAFPELRELWLGHLNRSDSFLQGCGVVE, from the exons ATGAAGGTCTACAtcacgtcggcggcgccgctggcTGGCGAGGCAACGAAGGCgatggcgtcgccgccgtcgccgccgccgcaccagcaCCAGCAAGCGGCAACAAGGCGCGGGTGCCGGTCGGCTGTCGTGACGGggctcctcgccggcgtgctccTCTTCCGCGCCGCGCTCCTCACCATCGAGGCCGGCGCATCCCTCTGCCCTTCCACCACCG GATGCTTGGACTGGAGGGCCGGTCTCGGGGACTGGCTgtacggcggcagcggcgacgcgatggag GAATTCATGAAGGAGTGGAGGAGAGGTCGCAGGGAGGCCAGCCTGTTGGATCccgtggtggtggaggcggcacCGGATTCGCTGGACGGCCTCATGGCGGAGATGGACACCATGCTGGCGTCCTACGATCGGCTGGACATGGAAGCCGTGGTGCTCAAGATTATGGCCATG CTGCTGAAAATGGATCGGAAGGTTAAGTCGTCCAGGATCAGAGCCCTGTTCAACCGGCACCTGGCCTCGCTGGGCATCCCCAAGAGCATGCACTGCCTCACACTGCGGCTTGCCGAGGAGTTCTCGGTGAACTCCGCGGCCCGCTCGCCGGTGCCGCTGCCGGAGCACGCGCCTCGCCTGGCCGACGCCTCGTACCTCCACGTCGCCATCGTGACAGACaacgtgctcgccgccgccgtcgccgtggcttCCGCCGTCAGGAGCTCGGCCGAGCCGGCGAGGCTGGTGTTCCACGTCGTCACCGACAAGAAGAGCTACGTGCCGATGCACTCGTGGTTCGCGCTGCACCCGGTTTCCCCGGCGGTGGTCGAGGTCAAGGGCCTCCACCAGTTCGACTGGCGCGACGGCGGTGCCATCGCCTCTGTCATGAGGACGATCGAAGAGGTTCAGAGGAGCTCAATGGAGTATCACCAGTGTGACGCGTCAGTTGTCAGGGAATACAGGAGGCTCGAAGCCTCCAAGCCAAGCACGTTCTCTCTTCTCAACTACCTCAAGATCCACCTCCCAGAG TTCTTCCCGGAGCTCGGGAGGGTGATACTTCTTGACGACGACGTCGTGGTGCGAAAGGACCTGACCGGGCTGTGGGAGCAGCACCTCGGCGAGAACATCATAGGCGCCGTCGGCGGGCACAACCCCGGCGAAGACGGGGTCGTCTGCATCGAGAAGACGCTCGGTGATCACCTGAATTTCACTGACCCCGAAGTGTCAAACGTACTCGAAAGTGCGAGATGCGCGTGGTCGTGGGGTGTCAACGTCGTCAACCTCGACGCATGGCGAAGAACAAATGTCACCGACACGTACCAGCTCTGGCTAGAAAAG AACCGGGAGTCGGGATTCAGGCTGTGGAAGATGGGCTCGCTGCCGCCAGCGCTGATAGCGTTCGACGGCCGGGTGCAGGCGGTGGAGCCGCGGTGGCATCTGCGGGGCCTCGGCTGGCACACGCCGGACGGCGAGCAGCTGCAGCGCTCAGCCGTGCTGCATTTCAGCGGGCCGAGGAAGCCCTGGCTGGAGGTCGCGTTCCCGGAGCTCCGGGAACTATGGCTCGGCCACCTCAACAGATCAGACAGCTTTCTACAAGGATGCGGCGTAGTCGAGTAA
- the LOC127752713 gene encoding uncharacterized protein LOC127752713 codes for MELPKPVDFEKGAETKPTEFVDLEKVQDPPKISMVIILAVYIVLVIICFKGMSVWAAVGTTIFITPSYILMLKTIPYLRDVSMERFASHPAAGRDGSNLQSGNV; via the exons ATGGAGCTTCCCAAGCCCGTCGATTTTGAGAAAGGGGCAGAAACAAAACCAACCGAATTCGTCGATCTTGAGAAAGTCCAGGATCCCCCT AAAATTAGCATGGTGATAATATTGGCAGTGTATATTGTTCTTGTAATCATTTGTTTCAAGGGTATGTCGGTCTGGGCAGCTGTTGGAACAACCATCTTTATCACGCCTTCCTACATACTGATGCTAAAGACAATACCATATTTAAGAGACGTCTCCATGGAAAGGTTTGCATCGCACCCTGCAGCTGGTAGAGATGGCAGCAATCTACAATCTGGAAATGTGTAA